The DNA region CGCCAGTTCGGTGCGATTCGGGCGTCGTCGATGTTGGTCGACCACGTGCTGACAAGCCTGGGTGGTCGCACCGGGGCCCAGGCCATCGAGGACGGGGTGGATCCCCGCGAGGTGTGGCGGGCGCTGTGCGCGGACTTCGAGGTCCCACGCGATCAGTGGTGAAAATGTCACACACTGCTGTCCAGGCTCGGCAGCGCGACGTTGACCAGTGTCAGAGTCCGTTGGGTCGCCGCTTCGAGGTCGGTGACCTCTGCGGCGGTCAACGGTCCGCAGATCCAGTCCCAGTGCGCAGCCACCATCTGCCCACGCTTCGGCGCGGGCGCCAACGACGCTCCGTTCCTGCGCCACCGCACCTGCTCGGCGGCCGGCGGACCTAGGCCGAGCGCACCGGATTGGAAAGTCAGCGGCCGCGAAATGATCACGGCGTGATCGTCGCGGACCTCGTCAACGAGACCCCAGCGAATCCTGCAGTCCTGCATGACCTTCAACGGCGTGGTGGGGTCGCGATCCAGAAAACGCGCCCACGGGTACACCACGAAGACGTGAAAGCTGTGATTGGCCACGGCGTTGTCAGGCGCGACCTCGGCGAGCAGGCCCGTCACCTGGCGACTGAACGCATCCCGGAGTCGGGCCAGCAGCGCCGAGGGATCGACGTGATCCAGCAGCTGCCCGCCCACCCAGTAGCTGCGTACGACCTGTTCGTCGAGGGGATCCGGCCGGCCGGCCGCATCGGCGATGGCGCGGAGGTAGGGCCATGCGCCGTCGAACTCGCGGGCATAGTCGGCCAGCTCCGTTACATCCCGGCCGGGCAGGTTCCCGGTGCCGGGCGGGCCGCAGTACCCGAGTTCGTTGGGCGGGTAGGCGTACCTGGCAAACAGTGCGTGTCCAGGATGGGCACGGCCGCCCGTCGCCGCCATTCAGCAGATCCGTGGAAGTTGTTCGCCGATGGGCAGGTCGACAACCCGGGTGCCGCCGAGTGCGGTACGCGCCACCACCATCCCCGGGTGTTCGGCACCACAATCACCGATGATCGCGGCGCCGCCGCCGTGGGGGTGGGCGTGCATCGCGGCGAGCACCCGGTCGGCGTCTTCGGGTGCGACGAAGGCGATCAGCTTGCCTTCGTTGGCGACATAGAGCGGATCGAGGCCCAACAGTCCGCAGGCGTCGCGAACATCGCCGGGAATGGGAATGGACCGCTCGATCAACGAGATTCCCACACCGGCGGCTTTGGCGATCTCGTTCAGCGTCGCCCCGACGCCGCCCCTGGTGGGGTCGCGCAAGGTGTGGATGTCGGCGCCGGTGTTGATCATCGCCGCCACCAGACCGTGCAACGGTGCGCTGTCGCTGGCGACGGCGGTGCTGAACTCGAGACCCTCGCGGCAGCTCATCACGGCCACCCCGTGCACGCCGATATCGCCGCTGACGATCACCACATCACCGGGGCGAGCCCGCTCGGGGCGGATGTCGGCGCGCTGGTCGACCAGGCCGATGCCCGCGGTGTTGATGTAGACGCCGTCACCGTGCCCGGAGTCGACCACCTTGGTGTCACCGGTCACCAACCTCACCCCGGCCGCCAGCGCCGCGGTCCCCACCGCGTGCGCGACCCGCGCGAGTTCGGCCAGTGCCGTGCCCTCCTCGAGGATGAACGCGGTGGACAGCGCCATCGGCTGAGCTCCGGCCATTGCCAGGTCGTTGACCGTGCCGTTCACCGCCAGATCGCCGATGCTGCCGCCGGGGAAGAACAACGGCTTGACCACATACGAGTCGGTGGAGAAGGCCAACCTCTCGGAGCCGACCCGCAGTACCGCGGAGTCGCCCATCGCGGCGTCCGCCGCCGAACCGAATGCCGGCAGGAACAGGTGCTCGATCAGCTCGGCGGACATCGCCCCGCCGCCGCCGTGTCCCATCAGGATGTTGGGCGCATCCCGCAGAGGTGCGGGGCACACCCACGCTTCGATGTCGATCGCCGTCGGTCCGGAAGTCTCAGGCATGCGTCACCTCCAGCCGGCGGTACAGGTAGTAGGCCGCGCACGCGCCCTCGGACGAGACCATGGTGGCGCCCAACGGGTTCCGCGGTGTGCACGATGTGCCGAACGCCGAACATTCGTGCGGCTTGATCAGGCCCTGCAGCACCTCGCCCGACCGGCACACCGCCGACTCCTCGGTGTGGATGTCGGTGACCGCGAACCGGTGCTCGGCGTCGAAGTCGCGGTACTCCGCGGACAGCCGCCAGCCGCTC from Mycobacterium sp. DL includes:
- a CDS encoding DUF3046 domain-containing protein; its protein translation is MRLTEFSELVERQFGAIRASSMLVDHVLTSLGGRTGAQAIEDGVDPREVWRALCADFEVPRDQW
- a CDS encoding DUF6390 family protein — protein: MAATGGRAHPGHALFARYAYPPNELGYCGPPGTGNLPGRDVTELADYAREFDGAWPYLRAIADAAGRPDPLDEQVVRSYWVGGQLLDHVDPSALLARLRDAFSRQVTGLLAEVAPDNAVANHSFHVFVVYPWARFLDRDPTTPLKVMQDCRIRWGLVDEVRDDHAVIISRPLTFQSGALGLGPPAAEQVRWRRNGASLAPAPKRGQMVAAHWDWICGPLTAAEVTDLEAATQRTLTLVNVALPSLDSSV
- the hypE gene encoding hydrogenase expression/formation protein HypE, with amino-acid sequence MPETSGPTAIDIEAWVCPAPLRDAPNILMGHGGGGAMSAELIEHLFLPAFGSAADAAMGDSAVLRVGSERLAFSTDSYVVKPLFFPGGSIGDLAVNGTVNDLAMAGAQPMALSTAFILEEGTALAELARVAHAVGTAALAAGVRLVTGDTKVVDSGHGDGVYINTAGIGLVDQRADIRPERARPGDVVIVSGDIGVHGVAVMSCREGLEFSTAVASDSAPLHGLVAAMINTGADIHTLRDPTRGGVGATLNEIAKAAGVGISLIERSIPIPGDVRDACGLLGLDPLYVANEGKLIAFVAPEDADRVLAAMHAHPHGGGAAIIGDCGAEHPGMVVARTALGGTRVVDLPIGEQLPRIC